From the genome of Streptomyces sp. JH34:
GTGAGCTCAACGCCCACGACGCGCAGCTGGTGCTGCTCCTGGTGGAGGGCAGCGGTGACTTCGACCGGGTCGCCCGCTACCTGGCCGGTGGCCATGTGGACGGCGTGCTCGCCTTCTCCCTTCACACCGACGACGAACTGCCTTCGATCATCCGGCGGTTCCGGATCCCGACGGTCTACGGGGGCCGCCCGGAACACACGGCCCTGGGCGACGACGCGCCGCAGGTGCCCTATGTGGACTGCGACAACCGGGGCGGCGCCCGCAAAGCCGTGCGGCATCTGGTCTCGCTCGGCCGGCGGCGCATCGGGCACATCACCGGGCCCCGCGACCAGGTGTCGGCGCTCGACAGGATCGACGGGTACCACGACGTGCTGCCGGACGCGGGACGGGAACTCGTCGCGGACGGTGACTTCACCGCGGAGGGCGGGGCCCGGGCCATGGCGGACCTGTTGGACGCCCGTCCGGATCTCGACGCCGTCTTCGTGTCCAACGACCTGATGGCTTCGGGTGCCCTGCGGGTGCTGCGCGAGCGGGGCGTCCGGGTTCCGGAGGACGTGGCCGTGGTCGGGTTCGACGACATGACACCGGTGGCCGAGGCCACCGAACCGCCGCTGACGACGGTCCGTCAGGACGTCGAGGGAATGGGG
Proteins encoded in this window:
- a CDS encoding LacI family DNA-binding transcriptional regulator; the encoded protein is MPDPTPEPQRDVRPTLEAVAARAGVSRATASRVVNGGAGVRQPLVDQVRKAVDELGYIPNHAARTLVTRRNGAVAVIIDEPEFRVFSDPFFSRQIRGISRELNAHDAQLVLLLVEGSGDFDRVARYLAGGHVDGVLAFSLHTDDELPSIIRRFRIPTVYGGRPEHTALGDDAPQVPYVDCDNRGGARKAVRHLVSLGRRRIGHITGPRDQVSALDRIDGYHDVLPDAGRELVADGDFTAEGGARAMADLLDARPDLDAVFVSNDLMASGALRVLRERGVRVPEDVAVVGFDDMTPVAEATEPPLTTVRQDVEGMGRLMVRLLMERLNSGTGAWPESVITPTELVRRASA